The proteins below come from a single Candidatus Palauibacter soopunensis genomic window:
- a CDS encoding M1 family metallopeptidase: MNERTMKTTGLGPRTCATALLAALAALAMPQLPHGSSYGALAAQEDEREAREAAEAAELARLDSLRRIFDPGDAFEPLDLPAPGEFRDAAGAPGEAYWQQRADYHIRVTLDDDRIEGTERITYTNNSPDSLTSLWVQLDQNLFRETSYGALRAEELGGDVRHGGFFKDGGFVISGVRADHGGEMTVPEYRTEDTMMEILLGEPLPPGGSQVDVEIDFAFEIPETGGDRMGQLNIRGGIIYQLAQWYPRVFTYDDVNGWNQSPFLGQGEWYLEYGDFDVELTVPRDFIVVATGELLNSEEVLTPMQRERLAEARLSEETVHIIGPDEAGEDHTRPPGETPLTWRFRAENVRDFAWAASDRFVWDAAGWEDVLIMSAYPEESIGGPATSGWERSTEYLRHSVRYYSEKWLRYPYPVAINVAGLALGMEYPMIVFCSWRSRGAFLFSVTDHEIGHTWFPMIVGSDERRYAWMDEGFNTFINYYSGIEFAGGEPILGELMSPAQIATDTRLPSHAIYTPADSIPEAEIGVLAYNKPAAVLVLLREEVLGPDVFDEGFREYIRRWAYKHPQPADFIRTMEDVSGRDLDWFFKGWIYEDAILDQAIASVTRLGDTTRVVFENRGGIPMPLEARILFQDGEEQRYEVPVDAWQVDGTYVLEVPGGPVRNVQIDPDGVMPDVNRGNNVWGRGILGRRPPR, encoded by the coding sequence GTGAACGAACGGACGATGAAGACGACCGGCCTGGGGCCGCGTACGTGCGCCACAGCCCTGCTTGCCGCACTGGCCGCTCTGGCCATGCCGCAGCTGCCGCATGGGTCCTCTTACGGTGCGCTGGCGGCGCAGGAAGATGAACGGGAAGCACGGGAAGCGGCGGAGGCGGCCGAACTCGCGCGCCTCGATTCCCTGCGCAGGATCTTCGATCCGGGGGACGCCTTCGAGCCCCTCGATCTCCCCGCGCCCGGCGAGTTCCGGGATGCCGCCGGTGCCCCCGGAGAGGCCTACTGGCAGCAGCGGGCCGACTACCACATCCGGGTCACTCTCGACGACGACCGCATCGAGGGCACGGAGCGCATCACCTACACGAACAACAGTCCCGATTCGCTCACGAGCCTGTGGGTGCAGCTCGACCAGAACCTCTTCCGCGAAACGAGCTACGGGGCGCTGAGAGCGGAGGAACTCGGCGGGGACGTTCGCCACGGCGGCTTCTTCAAGGACGGAGGTTTCGTGATCTCGGGCGTGCGCGCTGACCACGGGGGCGAGATGACGGTCCCCGAGTACCGGACCGAGGACACGATGATGGAGATCCTCCTCGGCGAACCGCTCCCGCCGGGCGGAAGCCAGGTCGACGTGGAGATCGACTTCGCGTTCGAGATCCCGGAGACGGGCGGCGACCGCATGGGGCAACTCAACATCCGGGGCGGGATCATCTATCAGCTCGCGCAGTGGTACCCCCGCGTCTTCACGTACGACGACGTGAACGGGTGGAATCAGTCCCCCTTCCTGGGGCAGGGCGAGTGGTACCTGGAGTACGGCGACTTCGATGTCGAGCTGACCGTTCCGCGCGATTTCATCGTGGTCGCCACGGGAGAACTCCTCAATTCCGAGGAGGTCCTCACGCCGATGCAGCGCGAGCGGCTCGCGGAGGCGCGCCTCTCGGAGGAGACGGTCCACATCATCGGGCCGGACGAAGCCGGGGAGGATCACACGCGGCCGCCCGGCGAGACCCCGCTCACATGGCGCTTCCGCGCCGAGAACGTGCGCGACTTCGCGTGGGCCGCCTCCGACCGTTTCGTCTGGGACGCCGCCGGCTGGGAGGACGTCCTCATCATGTCCGCCTACCCCGAGGAGAGCATCGGCGGACCCGCGACGAGCGGCTGGGAGCGCTCCACGGAATACCTCCGCCACAGCGTCCGGTACTATTCGGAAAAGTGGCTCCGCTATCCGTATCCCGTCGCGATCAACGTGGCCGGCCTCGCGCTCGGGATGGAATATCCCATGATCGTCTTCTGTTCGTGGCGGTCCCGCGGCGCCTTTCTCTTCTCCGTCACGGACCACGAGATCGGACATACGTGGTTCCCGATGATCGTGGGCTCCGACGAGCGGCGGTACGCGTGGATGGATGAAGGGTTCAACACCTTCATCAACTACTATTCCGGCATCGAATTCGCGGGCGGGGAGCCGATCCTGGGCGAACTCATGTCCCCCGCTCAGATCGCGACGGACACGCGCCTCCCGAGCCACGCCATATACACGCCGGCCGACAGCATTCCGGAGGCGGAGATCGGGGTTCTCGCCTACAACAAGCCGGCCGCGGTGCTCGTCCTCCTGCGCGAGGAGGTGCTCGGACCCGACGTGTTCGACGAGGGCTTCCGGGAATACATCCGGCGCTGGGCGTACAAGCACCCGCAGCCGGCCGATTTCATCCGCACGATGGAGGACGTGTCGGGGCGGGATCTCGACTGGTTCTTCAAGGGCTGGATCTACGAGGACGCGATCCTCGACCAGGCGATCGCCTCCGTGACGCGCCTGGGGGATACGACAAGGGTCGTATTCGAAAACCGTGGAGGCATCCCGATGCCGCTCGAGGCGCGGATCCTCTTCCAGGACGGGGAAGAGCAGCG
- a CDS encoding DUF418 domain-containing protein has protein sequence MLRGFAVLGILIVNIWLFSWGPEAYTEPPGGPDGAVGATDLWIWGFIHLFAEMKFISIFSLLFGAGVAMMSERMATRGIPGRKLHNRRQFWLLVIGLLHAYLIWEGDILVIYALCGLILYRLHTRSPRRLLWIGASFVAVVVVVIGVTAWTLPYWPEDLRAEAAAEWDPPPAEIEARIEAMRGGWTEQMPIRASDALAFGIGGFLAFGLWRAGGLMLVGMALYRLGVLTGERPAGFYRRLVAWGFGAGLPVVAAGMWYNAAVGFTWEQAGLQGTLFNYVGSIGVFLGYVGALMLLARSGRLERTQTRLAAVGRMALTNYIAQSILCSLIFYGHGLGLYARVGTVGCVAIVVGTWALQLAWSPWWLARFRFGPLEWLWRTLSYGQRQPMRIA, from the coding sequence ATGCTTCGGGGCTTCGCGGTACTCGGCATCCTCATCGTCAACATCTGGCTGTTCTCGTGGGGCCCGGAGGCCTACACCGAGCCGCCCGGGGGGCCGGACGGTGCGGTCGGCGCCACCGACCTGTGGATCTGGGGCTTCATCCATCTGTTCGCGGAGATGAAGTTCATCTCCATCTTCTCCCTGCTGTTCGGCGCGGGGGTTGCGATGATGAGCGAACGGATGGCCACGCGCGGCATTCCGGGACGCAAACTCCACAACCGACGCCAGTTCTGGCTCCTCGTCATCGGTCTGCTCCACGCGTATCTGATCTGGGAGGGCGACATCCTCGTCATCTACGCCCTGTGTGGTCTGATCCTGTACCGCCTCCACACCCGGTCGCCCCGCCGGCTGTTGTGGATCGGCGCATCCTTCGTCGCCGTCGTCGTCGTGGTCATCGGCGTGACTGCCTGGACCCTTCCGTACTGGCCGGAGGATCTGCGGGCGGAAGCCGCGGCGGAGTGGGACCCCCCGCCCGCGGAGATCGAGGCACGGATCGAGGCCATGCGCGGCGGCTGGACCGAACAGATGCCGATTCGGGCCTCCGATGCCCTGGCTTTCGGAATCGGCGGGTTCCTCGCTTTCGGGCTTTGGCGCGCCGGCGGCCTCATGCTCGTCGGCATGGCCCTGTACAGGCTCGGCGTCCTCACGGGGGAACGGCCCGCAGGCTTCTACCGGCGCCTCGTCGCGTGGGGTTTCGGCGCCGGCCTGCCCGTCGTCGCCGCTGGCATGTGGTACAATGCCGCGGTCGGGTTTACGTGGGAGCAGGCGGGGCTCCAGGGGACACTGTTCAACTACGTCGGCTCCATCGGTGTCTTTCTGGGCTACGTGGGCGCGCTCATGCTCCTCGCCCGGAGCGGACGGCTGGAGCGCACTCAAACGCGTCTGGCCGCCGTCGGACGGATGGCGCTCACGAACTACATCGCCCAGAGCATCTTGTGTTCGCTCATCTTCTACGGTCATGGACTGGGACTGTATGCACGCGTGGGGACCGTGGGCTGCGTCGCGATCGTGGTGGGGACCTGGGCGCTTCAACTGGCGTGGTCGCCGTGGTGGCTCGCCCGGTTCCGCTTCGGACCCCTGGAGTGGCTCTGGCGTACGCTTTCCTACGGGCAGCGTCAACCGATGAGGATCGCGTGA